A DNA window from Zingiber officinale cultivar Zhangliang chromosome 3A, Zo_v1.1, whole genome shotgun sequence contains the following coding sequences:
- the LOC122050805 gene encoding secreted RxLR effector protein 161-like: MVENRDTITISLGDNYLCWQFFSLDIDVDYMSQVPYSNAVGFLIYVMVCSCPDLAYAFGTTTDRVVSYVDSDFAGDLDNRRSLIGYIFSIGDCAITWKATLQATVALSITEAEYMTITKACKEAIWLKGLFGELSEDLQITTIYFSHEGSDVS, from the exons ATGGTAGAGAATCGTGACACAATTACGATCTCGCTTGGAGACAACTACCTCTGTTGGCAATTTTTCTCG TTAGATATTGATGTTGATTATATGTCACAAGTTCCATATTCTAATGCGGTTGGTTTCCTTATATATGTCATGGTTTGTTCATGCCCTGATTTAGCATATGCG TTTGGGACAACTACAGATAGAGTTGTCAGTTACGTGGATTCTGATTTTGCTGGAGACCTTGATAACAGAAGATCTCTCATTGGTTATATTTTCAGTATTGGTGATTGTGCTATTACCTGGAAGGCGACGTTGCAGGCTACCGTTGCATTGTCAATTACAGAGGCTGAATACATGACCATTACGAAAGCTTGTAAAGAAGCAATTTGGTTGAAGGGCCTATTTGGTGAACTTAGTGAAGACTTACAGATTACTACAATCTATTTTTCTCACGAAGGATCAGATGTTTCATGA